A stretch of Elephas maximus indicus isolate mEleMax1 chromosome 20, mEleMax1 primary haplotype, whole genome shotgun sequence DNA encodes these proteins:
- the BHLHE40 gene encoding class E basic helix-loop-helix protein 40 translates to MERIPSAQPPPACLPKASGLEPGDLPGMDFAHMYQVYKSRRGIKRSDDSKETYKLPHRLIEKKRRDRINECIAQLKDLLPEHLKLTTLGHLEKAVVLELTLKHVKALTNLIDQQQQKILALQSGLQVGELSGRSVDAGQEMFCSGFQTCAREVLQYLAKHENTRDLKSSQLVTHLHRVVSELLQDGTSRKPSDPAPKTMDFKEKPSSLAKGSEGLGKNCVPVIQRTFPHSSGEQSGSDTDTDSGYGGELEKGDLRSEQPYFKSDHGRRFAMGERIGPIKQESEEPPTKKGRMQLSDDESRFSSSDLIGSPFLGPHPHQPPFCLPFYLIPPSATAYLPMLEKCWYPTSVPVLYPGLNASAAALTSFMNPDKISAPLLMPQRLPSPLPTHPSIDSSALLQALKQIPPLNLETKD, encoded by the exons ATGGAGCGGATCCCCAGCGCGCAACCACCTCCCGCCTGCCTGCCCaaagcatcaggactggagccTGGAGACCTACCAGG AATGGATTTTGCCCACATGTACCAAGTGTACAAATCGAGGCGGGGAATAAAGCGGAGCGACGACAGTAAG GAGACCTACAAACTGCCTCACAGGCTCATCGAGAAGAAGAGACGTGACCGGATTAACGAGTGCATCGCCCAGCTGAAAGATCTTCTACCCGAACACCTCAAACTTACA actttAGGTCACTTGGAAAAAGCCGTGGTTCTTGAACTTACCTTGAAGCATGTGAAAGCACTAACAAACCTAATCGATCAGCAGCAACAGAAAATCCTTGCCCTGCAGAGCGGTTTACAAGTCG GTGAGCTGTCGGGGAGAAGTGTTGATGCAGGTCAAGAGATGTTCTGCTCAGGTTTCCAGACGTGTGCTCGGGAGGTGCTTCAGTACCTGGCCAAGCACGAGAACACGCGGGACCTGAAGTCTTCCCAACTCGTCACCCACCTCCACCGAGTGGTTTCGGAGCTGCTGCAAGATGGTACTTCCAGGAAGCCATCAGACCCAGCTCCCAAAACCATGGACTTCAAGGAGAAACCCAGCTCTCTGGCCAAAGGCTCAGAAGGGCTTGGGAAAAACTGTGTGCCAGTCATTCAGCGGACTTTCCCTCACTCGAGTGGGGAACAGAGTGGCAgcgacacagacacagacagcgGCTACGGAGGAGAATTGGAGAAGGGTGACTTACGCAGCGAGCAGCCATACTTCAAAAGTGATCATGGACGCAGGTTTGCCATGGGAGAAAGGATTGGCCCTATTAAGCAAGAATCTGAAGAACCCCCCACCAAAAAGGGCAGGATGCAGCTCTCAGATGATGAAAGCCGTTTTTCTAGCAGTGACCTGATTGGCTCCCCATTCCTGGGCCCACACCCGCACCAGCCTCCTTTTTGCCTACCCTTCTATCTGATCCCACCATCAGCAACTGCCTACCTGCCCATGCTGGAGAAGTGCTGGTATCCCACCTCTGTTCCAGTGTTATACCCGGGCCTCAACGCTTCTGCTGCAGCCCTCACCAGCTTCATGAACCCAGACAAGATCTCGGCTCCCTTGCTCATGCCCCAGAGACTCCCTTCTCCTTTGCCaacccatccatccattgattCTTCTGCTCTACTCCAAGCTCTGAAGCAGATCCCCCCTTTAAACTTGGAAACCAAAGACTAA